The following coding sequences are from one Rattus norvegicus strain BN/NHsdMcwi chromosome 11, GRCr8, whole genome shotgun sequence window:
- the Serpind1 gene encoding heparin cofactor 2 precursor — MKHPAYTLLLSLIMSMCAGSKGLAEQLTKENLTVSLLPPNFHKENTVTNDWIPEGEEDDDYLDLEKLLSEDDDYIYVVDAVSPTDSESSAGNILQLFQGKSRIQRLNILNAKFAFNLYRVLKDQATSSDNIFIAPVGISTAMGMISLGLRGETHEEVHSVLHFKDFVNASSKYEVTTIHNLFRKLTHRLFRRNFGYTLQSVNDLYIQKQFPIREDFKAAMREFYFAEAQEADFSDPAFISKANSHILKLTKGLIKEALENTDSATQMMILNCIYFKGAWMNKFPVEMTHNHNFRLNEREVVKVSMMQTKGNFLAANDQELDCDILQLEYVGGISMLIVIPRKLSGMKTLEAQLTPQVVERWQKSMTNRTREVLLPKFKLEKNYNLVEVLKSMGITKLFNKNGNMSGISDQRIIIDLFKHQSTITVNEEGTQAAAVTTVGFMPLSTQVRFTVDRPFLFLVYEHRTSCLLFMGRVANPAKS; from the exons ATGAAGCATCCAGCCTacactctccttctctctctcatcaTGTCTATGTGTGCTGGGAGCAAAGGCCTTGCTGAGCAGCTAACTAAGGAAAACCTGACCGTGTCCCTCCTGCCTCCTAACTTCCACAAAGAGAACACAGTCACCAATGACTGGATTCcagaaggagaggaagatgaCGACTACCTGGACCTGGAGAAGCTGCTCAGTGAAGATGACGACTACATCTATGTTGTCGATGCAGTTTCCCCAACAGACTCAGAATCAAGTGCTGGCAACATCCTGCAGCTTTTCCAAGGCAAAAGCCGGATCCAGCGCCTTAACATCCTCAATGCAAAGTTTGCCTTCAACCTTTACCGAGTCCTGAAGGACCAGGCTACCTCTTCTGATAACATTTTCATAGCACCCGTTGGCATTTCCACTGCCATGGGGATGATCTCCTTAGGTTTGAGGGGAGAGACCCATGAGGAAGTACACTCAGTTCTACACTTCAAAGACTttgtcaatgctagcagcaagtaCGAGGTGACCACCATTCACAACCTCTTTCGAAAGCTGACCCATCGCCTATTCAGAAGGAATTTTGGGTACACACTTCAGTCAGTTAATGACCTTTATATTCAGAAGCAGTTTCCCATACGGGAGGACTTCAAAGCTGCCATGAGAGAGTTTTACTTTGCTGAGGCCCAGGAGGCTGACTTCTCAGATCCTGCCTTCATATCAAAGGCAAACAGCCACATTCTGAAGCTCACCAAGGGCCTCATAAAAGAAGCTTTGGAGAATACAGACTCTGCTACTCAGATGATGATTCTGAACTGCATCTACTTCAAAG GAGCTTGGATGAATAAATTCCCAGTAGAAATGACGCATAACCACAACTTCCGGCTGAATGAGAGAGAAGTAGTAAAAGTCTCCATGATGCAAACTAAAGGGAACTTCCTTGCGGCAAATGACCAGGAGCTAGACTGTGACATTCTGCAGCTGGAGTATGTAGGGGGCATCAGCATGCTAATTGTAATTCCACGGAAGCTGTCGGGAATGAAGACTCTTGAAGCACAGCTTACACCCCAGGTAGTGGAGAGATGGCAAAAAAGCATGACAAACAG AACCCGAGAGGTACTTCTGCCCAAGTTTAAGCTTGAGAAGAATTACAACCTGGTGGAGGTCCTCAAGTCCATGGGAATCACAAAGCTCTTCAACAAGAATGGCAATATGTCAGGCATCTCAGACCAGAGGATCATCATTGATCTG TTCAAGCACCAGAGTACCATCACAGTGAATGAAGAGGGTACCCAAGCTGCAGCTGTAACTACAGTGGGGTTTATGCCGCTGTCTACCCAAGTCAGATTCACTGTTGACCGTCCCTTCCTGTTCCTAGTGTATGAGCACCGAACCAGCTGTCTGCTGTTCATGGGAAGAGTGGCCAACCCTGCCAAGTCTTAA